Part of the Triticum aestivum cultivar Chinese Spring chromosome 4D, IWGSC CS RefSeq v2.1, whole genome shotgun sequence genome is shown below.
TCTGTTCGCGAGCTGCCCGTCATTAAACACAACGACGGTTGGCTCCAGCCGTCCCCCCGATATTTCAATGATGCCAGACGCCGGGCAAAAATCACAGCACAGTCCGCTCCCATCTCTCCCCTTGCACATCATCTTCTCCACAATCTCCatggcatccgacgagcaggaagatGAGTCTCCGGCATAAAAGTCATCTGGGTGGCTCATCGAGCCCGCAGGATAAGAGCCAGGCGACTCTCTGCTCCACCTCCGTCCATGGTCCAAGCCGTTCCAGGCCAACTCGCGGAGGCAGAATCTCCAAGCCGACGCGTCGTTCAGCAACTCGCGGCTCCAAGCCAGCTCGCCGAGGTGTGGTGAGTTGCTCCAGGCTGGTACGCGGGGTCCCACGGCGCCATAGGCATCGTGGTTGCCGTGGACAACGCCGTGTGACACCGCTCCTCCCGTGCCTGCGATCGCGCTATCCGTTGTCAACATTTTTGTGACTGCGCCCTTCCGACGGAGAAAGAAGCCGGCTTCGCGGAGATCGGCGTCGCGGCGTCCAACACGTCTgtgcccgccgccatcatcgagaagaagtagaacatgggaggccgccgctgcatgggtcccatgaaggccaccgccaagcAACATCGGTGTACACAACAGGTGTCGTGCCCGGTGGCAGGCCAATGTCGTCCCCTTCCCCTCCGGCTGAAGCACATCTGGACGGTTCCACTCCGATGAGCGGGGCTACTGAACATGGGGAAGTGAGCCGCCCTTTGCGCTAAAGCATATACCTATTGGGCTCACGGCAGCCCGATGAGCGGCTtgccggacatggggaagacaaTGGAATCCACCGCGGCCGGCCATAGACTAGTCAAGGGTATCCATGTCGTGAGAATGGATATGTGCCGACGCCGAGCATAGACTAGTTTTACCTTAGTCCAGTATAGCTTTTAGTTAAAAAGTCTCCAGAATGTAACGAATGTCGTCTGGTTTGGgtttgtatgaaatcctttgtGTTTGCATGAATTTGTCCGGTTAGTTCAAAAAGTTGTTGAAATGTATGTGGATAGTGTTGGATGGCGGCCTCCGGCATGAGTGTCTGCGGACTGGCCCACcctgtccgcggacggatgcgggTGGAAATTTGCAGgttggcgttggagatgcccttagcttcTACCCACAATATTTGCTTTCATAAAAGTTGAAACTAGCCACTTTGTAGTTCCATATATCCTTTTCCATATATCAAAATTCGTGGTTGAGCTATTGGCATGCACACAACATTGATGTTGTAATAGTACATATGAAGATAAAAGAAGTCACAAAGCCAAGCCATTGAAGCGTGATAATAAGCACATGCATAGTGCATCACATCATAACTAACTCCAAAACCATTGCACTGTCCAGGAAGCTCCCTCCCACAAAGCAAACCAACATCTCCTAATCCTGCTGCCGGTGGATAATGCATCATCGCGGTTTCTCTCTCTTTTTATATCCCAACACACCCGTATGGCCATTTATATTTTTTACAAAGAAAAACAGGGAAGCGACACGTATCAGCCTCCAGCTGTCTCCACCCAGCTCAAACACCACCCCCCGCCCCATGCATGCACCCATGCACTTCAAGTTTTCAACACACCTTTCTTCTCTCTCATCTTCACTCCCGCACACCTCACCATCTCTGCATCTCTCTTTCTAGTCGATCTCTGCCCTTTCTATCCCTATATATACCCACACGCACGCCTCCAATCCAACACCAACTTAGAGCTTACACTGCGACACTCCTGCAGCAAAGAACTTCTTGTACTTACACAGGCGCATCACATAGCTTCGATCGTCATTGCTGCGATGGAGGTCGTGCCCGACAATGCCGCCGGCGTTGCGGCGGCCGAGCAGTACCGTGGGGTGAGGAAGAGGAAGTGGGGTAAGTGGGTGTCCGAGATCAGGGAGCCCGGCAAGAAGACGCGCATCTGGCTTGGCAGCTTCGAGTCCCCGGAGATGGCCGCCGTGGCGCACGACGTGGCCGCGCTCCGGCTACGGGGGCACGAGGCCAGACTCAACTTCCCGGGCCTCGCCCACCTCTTCCGCCGGCCGGACACTGCCGAGCCTGACGACGTCCGTGCGGCTGCGCTGGAGGCCGCGGCCCAGGTCCGGTTCAGGCCCGACCTCGTGCTACAGCCGGGCGGCtgtggcagcagcggcggcggcggcttcccggACCGGCTCGATGACGTGGCGTGGAATGCCCTGCTTCGCTCTGATGATCTGGAGCCCGAGTCGCCCAACATGTGGGCGGAGCTGGCGGAGGCCATGCTGTTGGCCCCACCTGTCTGGGAGGGCAGCGCGGTGGACAATGACGAGTGGTCCCAAGGCTCGCTCTGGGACCCATCTTGCTGGAGCTACTGATCGCACAACTTTTGGTTCGTAGAGGTCGAAATTAATCAAAATTTTCCAAAAGACAACGGAAAATTTAGGGATTCCATCAAGCTTAATTTCCGAACAAATTTAAGTATCGGTAGCTTAAGGGATTCTTATGATATTTTGTCAGTATTGTGAGTGTGGCATTTCTTTGTACTACAGAACGTGCGCGTGGAATTCAGTTGGACACAATAATTAAGTTCCACTGAGAATCGAACCTCCTTTCTAGTTACTGGTTCaatcaaataaatttgaattccaATATACATCTAGCGTTCCCTCGGGAAGGTAACCCGAGAGAACAATCATTCCCCAAATAGAGAGGATCGAACGAACGCAAAAAAAAAAATCATTCCCACCGAACCCTCCAGAATTGTTATGCGGAAATAGATAAAATAATTGTGTTTGTTGTAAAGGATTTGCCTAATGTAAAATTTGACATGTTGTATACAAAGATTGTCAGAAAATCGTCATGCCAGAACAGAGCTTTTCCGTGGGTTTGGGGAAACCGTCATGATTGAAGCATGGAGATTTGCCAGCCCAAAAAAAGAAATGATGAAAATTGCCATGATCAAAATTTGTCGTCTTGCTACATCAAGGAAAGAAATGTGAGAATTGGCATGTTGTACAAAGATAAATTGGTATTCCCGAATGTGTTCGCTCTCAAATACTGCCGTTACCACGTTGTTTGCCTAGAGGGTGCACGGGATCTGGCGGCGCATAGGGTATTTGTGCGGAAAACCTATAAAACTAACGTCAGTTGTATAGCATTTGAGATAAATTTTGCTGCCATGAGAATTTGTAGGATTAACTCAAAATCAAACCTCGTTTCCGTTGTTTCAGAATCATTTGAATTAAGATAGTATTTCCATGGAACTTTGTGACGCGGGAGGAAATTTCCGTAGAATGACGATGCCAGATATACTACCGCGACAAGATGGAACGCGTTATCCCACTGTTTCGTCCTCGCCCGTACCACCTTGacgaacaaaataaaatgaaatcaGGACCCTGGTCAACCCATGTGCACGTCCAGATTCAGCTCACGGAATCAGGCGCGGAGATCGGCCGGCTGTCCCCTGACAAATGGTTGCAGTAGAGTTGAGTGGCATGATGCATGCATGTAGTCGAACATCACTGCTGCCTGTCCCAGTGACCCCGGCAATGATTGGGCGTGGTTCTAATCGATACAGTTTGCTTCGTCACAAGGAGGCCAGCCAGCTAGATGAGAGATGACTGACGTTGCAATTTCCTGCTACTAATTATCTTGGCATACACATGTTGTATTAGGGCATCCAATAGGCAACCTGTAAATTTCTTTCCGCATCCGTCCACGGACACGGACGCAAGAGGccaccatccaaccgtagccgcatatATTTAGCCAATAATtcaaactaaccggacgaaattcgttcaAACCTACAGTGGCAGAGCCCACGTGTCAGAGGGGTTAGTGGCTGGGTTAGTGGCGCTAAACCGGGCCCACGAGTCATCGACTCGGGCCGATTCAAATACGGACGCGCGCCGGCGGCGACCACCGGAGACGGCCGCGACACGCGGGGTCCGTCCTCCAGCAACCAAATCACGCGCGGATGGATTTCATTCAAGTTTGAATATAATTTACATAAACGGACAATATTTTGATCATTTTACTAAAActaagaaaaaaatactaaaccctATATCGGGTGACCACCTCATAAGCGTGATCGTCCTGTCCTGCCACATCGCCATCGTCGTCGTCCCTCGAACGGTGCAAGGATGTCGGAGGGCCACGACAACCTTGTCTGGCGACTGCCTGACGCTCGCGGAGGAGCCGCTCCGCTTCCTGTTGAAGGGCCGCCTTGGCCACTACCGAAGGCGGGGGCGGCGCCTGGCGGCGGCCTTGCCCCTGCCagcgttggcggagcagtcgctAAGCAACCACTCCTCGCCGATCTTGGCGAGCTCGTTGTCAAGGCGGCGGCGCGCCTGGCGGCCCTCTCAGCGATGGTGACGGAGCGGTCGAGCGCCCATGCCGCGGAGAGGTCCGGGTCGTTGCGGACCCATTCCAGCGCCACGTCCGTCTTAGAAAATGCGGAGCGGCTACGACATTGCGTCGGTTGTACCACGCCTGCTGCTACGCCATGCGCTCAGACTCGGATACCACGACCCAAGAGCCGGAGGCACCGTCATAGCCGCCACCTCCGAGGTAGTGGAGGATGCGGCCACGCGCCTTGGCGACAGCGGGCGGCCGCTCCTCCTTTATCAGGCGGCGGTGGCGACGTGGTGGCGACGAGGGCCCGTAGATCCATGTGTACCGGCTGTGCGGCGGGGGCGACGCCGGCTCGTCCTTCACGCGGAGGAGGCGCTAAGGGGACGTCAGCTCCTGCTTCAGGCGGCCGCTAATGTGGAGGTTGCGGTTGCGCCACGGGGACGGTGGCTCGTGCTTCACGTCGCGGAGTGGGGACGCCGGCTCCCGCGGCGGGGACGGTGGCTCCTCCTTCACGCGTGCCGGCGATGGTGGCGCCGGGCCCATCTGACGGAGTGAACGCTCTGCTGGTCCTCCTCGTCACCGGAGGAGATGACTATCTCCACCTTGGCGGAGGAGCCCGCCGTCGTGGATGCAGATGGTCCCGGTGAGCGAGGGCGGTGATGCCACGATTCGCCTGACGAGGAACTTCCACTGGAGCTGTCTGTTGGTGCGGAGAATCAGGACTTCGGCATCGCCGCTTGGCTCAAAGAGGAGGAAGGGCTCGACGAGGGCGGGGAGGACGGTGCGGTACTcgggagggggaggagcacggtGCGGATCTGGTCGTCGCCGACGCATGGCTTAAATAGCCGCGGCCAGGCCAGGCGGAGGGGCGGCCAACCCGCTTCAATGCGGCGCAACGTCGGAGTTGGTTTCTCGGGACGCGACATCTGCATTGAAGCGGCGACACCGAGAGGTTGCATCCGTTACGCCGCCTTCCCGTCCAGCCAAATCGCGGGCATCAATGTCGGCCATTGGATGCTCTCGGCCGGCATGAATGCAATGAAGCAAGCGGCGCTGCACGTGGGATGAAAAGTGCGGGAGGGACAGGTGggggtttgggtgggccagggcagtcagacgaATGCTTGGGAGCGGACCGGACGCTCGCAAAGTCCCTCCATATTTGTTTTCGGTTTGCGAGAGAAAACACGTCTGGACCGCCCTGTGGACTGATACAGACCCGTGTTGGATGGCTTCCACGGTCTGAACAACACGGTCCGGACGTATGCGGACGGTTTAAGGGTCGCCATTGGAGATGGCCTTACCGTTTTTGTTTCGTGGTGTCTCTACGAAAACTTACTTAATTTGGCATAATGTTGCTTACTGAGCAACATCATATGTGTGTAGAGTAGTTCGTGTTATGGCAAATCTTTCATATATTTACCAAATGGCTTATCAGATCAAAGAGGATATTTCATATTGACTTTATGCTTCAGTCGGTTACTCAGCTTTGATACCACATTGAACTAATGCTTCAATCAGTTATTCCGAAAATTCAGGAAGAGAGTACACACGTTAACCAAATGAAATAGATCGAATTTGCACCTCATCGACACTTTTACTATATCAATATTCCCCTTAACCTATAAAAACTTTTGAAAAGGGTGTCATTGCATCAAATAATACAGCAATCCAGATATTATTTTTCAACTCTATATTTGAATTTTAGCAACAAAACCAGCCGAACGACTGCATAACATATGAACTGCGAATCGGGACAAGTGTCGATCAAAACTGCGAATCGGGTGTCATTGCATGCCGGTCCAAACCTCAAGTTTTATTTTGTACGATTTCTTTTGCAGCCAAGTGACCTTTCTCGAAGAGGAGGTTCAACCCCCGATCTCGGCATCATTGCAATGCACACGACCATTGCAGCCAAGTCATCTAGTAACAAAGTACAAAACTAGTCCTTGTCGACCATGATGAGCTAGAAATATCTCGATGCCCTGCTCGTTGGTGTCTCCATGATGAGTCTGGATACATGGACCCCAAGATAGCATTAGACCTCTTTTAATTGAAGACAATAAGCATTGAAAGCTATTTAAAAAGGTGTTTTGAGGTCAAAATTTGTTTTTTTAACAAGCAAGATTTGTGAATATCATTTTTTAGATTAGAATGTAAATAGAAATGAAATTGATGATCGAGGATTCGTACAAATATTCTAGTTCCGCCACCGCAATGTggtggttagagcatctccaatatatGATATAAAATAGCCCATGACAACTTTTTACATGACGTGAGGGCAAAAAACGCTGCTCCAATAAATAATGTAGATGCAAATAGTTTTATTTCAGATTTGCTCTAGATGTTTAATAGGGTGCCAAGTGATACAAAATTGCATCACTTGATGCTCTAGAGGAAATTCTACATCACTAGGGGACCAGGTGGCTAGATTTTTTTTTTGCATCACCAAGTAATATTTTTACATCACCAAGTGCTCCAAGTGATGATGTAAAAGAGGGCACCCATAAGAAGAAAAACCGTGATGTATTTTGCAACACCTATTTTACATCAATTGTTGGAGTTGGAGGTTTTTGGTGATGAAAAAAACATTTTTTGTGATTAAAAAACATTTTTTGTGATGCATATTTTACTCCAACCACAATTTGATGATCTAAGATACAACATCTATTGAAAATGCTCTTATGTCTACCCTTCTAGGTCATGGTAGCAAACGCATACAAGGCTGGCATGATTGACCTTACCATTCGCAGCGAAGTGGGCTCAGGAGAattgaaaaggaaaagaaaaatgaccTAACGAAATGCAAAAACAAGACAACTTATTTGCATGGGCAGTGATAAAAGGTCATGTCCGTCATGTACCCATGTCAACCAACAACGTTCTCACTAGAACAGCATGGGTTAGACGTGTACCAGTGCCATCCAAGCTGGCACAGATGCCGTGTACGTTCATTCAAGGCCAACCTAGACGGATTGCACATTTATGCCAACAAAGGTAAGATGGATCGCGCATTAGTTACACTCatgtgttgtactccctctgtaaactaatataagagcgtttagatcactaaagaaaGCTGACACAGATGTCGTGTACGTTCATTCAAGGCCAACCTAGACGGATTGCACATTTATGCCAACAAAGGTAAGATGGATCGCGCATTAGTTACACTCatgtgttgtactccctctgtaaactaatataagagcgtttagatcactactttagtgatctaaacgctcttatattagtttatggagggagtactttctTTTATCCCATTCCTCCCCCATTATGTGTGTACTCTTTTGTTGAGGGAAAAGAGAATTGATGTCACTCAAGAGAGTTATTTACGCAAAACCATCACGTTGAGGCTAGGATAACAACTTGGTTTCACATTTATGCCGGGGCATAAAAAACCATCAACTTTGCGCCTAACGACTAACGGAGAGAACCGATCGGCTAATAAACTCACGAAAACAACGGATCTTCCTGGTTGGGCCCACCTGTTGGGTcgatgtcactactagggaaaagtctaGTAGTAGCGCGGATTAAACAGCTAGTAGTAGCACTGGTGCCTGCGCTACTAttacggcgctacaactaacttGTAGTAGTAGGGCgggtgcacccgcgctactactacatctgTAGTAGTAGCGGGGGTGCTACCCGCGCTATTAATATTaatttcaaaaacaaaacaaaaatctcGATTCCGTGTGTGCTGTCAATGGCAGCAATGGTTCGATCCAACGCCGGTAGGGGTCGCCGGAGGTGCGGAAGGGCAGTAGCAGACCAGATCCATCGACAGCTGCTGCAGAGGGCCCAAATCCATGGTCGAGCAAGCCGGTGGCATGGGGCTCCTCTTCGCAGCCAAGCCAGCGAGCTCCTGGTCGTCCATGGCGACGACCTGCACGGGCAaggacatgggagggtgagtcaaaccagagggagagagagaaaaagaaaaacgagggagagaggaaggagatggaggtaGCAGCGGGGTTGGTCGCCGATGGTGAGGTGCTCCGTCGTGGTGGCACAGAGGCGAGGGGGAAGACGGGCGAGCTCCTGGACGCCAGCGATGCGAGGAGGTGAACTCGTTGGGcaccatggaggaggaggtgtgcTTGGGCATGAGCACCATGGAGAGCCtgtggagagaggggggagagtgagggagagaggagggattcggtCGAGAATATGGGGACTTCACCTACCTTGTacttagtagtagtgaggggtataaacccgcgctactactatcaacttagtagcagcgcaggtttatacccctcgctactataTGACATGTCCTGTGGGGGCACgatagagaccacttagtagtagcgagggttataaacccgcgctactactatcaacttagtagtagcgggaGGTATaaacgcgctactagtaagtagcagtagcgagggttataaacccgcgctactagtaagcatcTACCTATAagttttttcctagtagtgtctagcAAAGACTAATCCAAATCAATATTTGACCTGCTGAGATGGAcaggggacccacctgtcagttactcccccccccccccctctttcttcttcgccTTCCTCGTCTCTTCACTGTGCCGGCTGGTCTAGAGGCAAGCACGCGAGCGCGCTAACAGGAGGCGGGCTTCGGAAGGAAAGGAAGGAGGCGTCGGGAGAGAGAGGGCCAAATAACTTTACTCTGGATGACAATCTGGCTTGCACAAGTTTAGGCGTGGCGAGTTATCTTGAAATCATTCTAATTATATAAAAGAAAGTTTACAGTAAGATCTAGTACATGGCTACGTCCATCTGTCCATCCCACATTATTAGCGAGACTATATAACTAACCTGATACAAAGTAGTGTTGAATATATGTACTCCCTTCAATCCATACTAATTAATAGACCATGTAAGCGTTAATTGCATCAACACACATGATTTATATATTAACACATGGATTAAAACTACAATACTATTGCATAGACTATCACTTTTTTGTTTTCTCTTGACTTCCCACTTCCGGTTTGTAAGGTATGCGTGTATCCCTAGATTATCAATTTGACTAATGTAATACGATATTTATTTGAAAAAGTATATCACTGGAACTTTATTTCAAATACGAATTCAACGGTATACTCTTTGAGGCACATGCCAATGTAATACGCTGGTACCATGGTTCGACAATGGTGATCAACAGAAGTGTGCGATATATATGGGCAAAATGGTTCGGCAATGGTGATCAACAAAAGTCTGCGATATATATGGGCAAAAAAGACATATGTTATTGGTAACTTGTTGTTGGAAATACAAGAGATTAACCATCAAAAAAATTAGAAATTAAAATTGTTGTCAACTAGTATTAGAAGAACTCTGGTTAATTAGATAGTAGGCCACACCAGCCTTAATTAGTTCTTTTGAGAGAAAGGGATAGACTGCCAGGACCAGAACTAGCTTTGTCTTGTGcagtttttgttggaaatatgagcaatttaccgaatgattttattaacagaaatattagataaagcatgactaatataacatGGATAAAACTAGTCATgtgatctgacagagagaaggtaaataacatctgcatatatgaactgtaaTCAAGCTTATCTAGAGGAGACAGTAGGACAAGtttcatatatgaagtagaacctaacatatctagggcaaacaccAGAACAGGAACTGTGGCAGGACCACGAACAAAAAGGAGAGGAACACATACGTGACAACAGCagcagtagcactggacttggggtcggtgtcctcgccagccatgtcgccgaggaggttgtcgacgtcgggaaagaagtcgtcgtcggggaagtagtcgtcggagtccggggcgtccgtgacgaagaagtcagtagtcgcgctgagcgctccccaaaaaccttatcacccttctcccgtacatgactcaaagaggtgcggtttcggaggcctactgtcccgactcgcggtgcacgccgcaagcctgGATGAGGAAGACATCAGCagctcagagattggaaccggGGGCGAGAGGAAAAAGaaattctggtgcgtctctctgagaggaggcgagaggctgcgccgggagctgaagggaatgaGGGAGACGAAATGAACAggcagcagccgaagggtgcagcgttcgtattcCAGCAAAACTTTCTAGCTCCCAAGTGACCTTTCGTacacccgtagtgcgtggcaaaaatttagacattgactcggctcattcccgcaacccgcggcgcggcgcgtcgtgacgaggcgggcggaggaggaggagcgcgcgtggatgtccctcttgttctcatgctcatacaagtgggaaagaacctcccttataaggaggtccaactcccactaaactagcgatgtgggactaaattttagtagtatcccttgccttgcacgaatgggctaagtgggcctctaggatttatttaggaatttctgaaatagttattgggatgtcccaaaatagactaaattccagtaatcccccaccagatcctagaggcccacagaaatttgcctttggttccaaaacactgttttatataccggtattgcagtggagattgttaagttgaacttccacctagaactatatgctacactagtaagcaacttgaacagtggactgggccttgaactgcaagt
Proteins encoded:
- the LOC123099617 gene encoding ethylene-responsive transcription factor ERF022-like, giving the protein MEVVPDNAAGVAAAEQYRGVRKRKWGKWVSEIREPGKKTRIWLGSFESPEMAAVAHDVAALRLRGHEARLNFPGLAHLFRRPDTAEPDDVRAAALEAAAQVRFRPDLVLQPGGCGSSGGGGFPDRLDDVAWNALLRSDDLEPESPNMWAELAEAMLLAPPVWEGSAVDNDEWSQGSLWDPSCWSY